A genomic window from Rhizobium sp. EC-SD404 includes:
- a CDS encoding S-(hydroxymethyl)glutathione dehydrogenase/class III alcohol dehydrogenase, which translates to MKTRAAVAWAANQPLSIETVELAGPSAGEVLVEIMATGICHTDAYTLSGLDSEGKFPAILGHEGAGIVREIGAGVTSVKVGDHVIPLYTPECRNCKTCLSQRSNLCTAIRSTQGQGVMPDGTSRFACDSGPVFHYMGCSTFSNFTVLPEIAVAKVRADAPFDKICYIGCGVTTGIGAVIYTGKVWPGANVVVFGLGGIGLNVIQGARMVGADKIIGVDLNPAKVEMARKFGMTDFVNPNDFGQDKVVQAIVDLTDGGADFSFDATGNVNVMRQALECCHRGWGQSIIIGVAEAGKEIATRPFQLVTGRVWKGTAFGGARGRTDVPKIVDWYMEGKINIDDLITHTMPLEEINTAFDLMHEGKSIRSVVVF; encoded by the coding sequence ATGAAAACGCGTGCGGCAGTCGCTTGGGCGGCGAACCAGCCTCTATCCATCGAGACGGTCGAGCTGGCCGGTCCGTCAGCAGGTGAAGTCCTGGTCGAGATCATGGCGACCGGCATCTGCCATACCGATGCCTACACCCTGTCGGGCCTCGATTCGGAAGGCAAGTTTCCGGCAATCCTCGGTCACGAGGGCGCGGGCATCGTGCGCGAAATCGGCGCCGGGGTCACATCCGTAAAAGTCGGGGACCACGTCATTCCGCTCTACACGCCGGAATGCCGCAACTGCAAAACGTGCCTCTCGCAGCGATCCAACCTCTGCACCGCGATCCGCTCGACGCAAGGCCAGGGCGTCATGCCGGATGGAACGAGCCGTTTCGCCTGCGACAGCGGTCCGGTCTTCCACTACATGGGCTGCTCGACCTTTTCCAATTTCACAGTTCTGCCGGAGATCGCAGTGGCGAAAGTGCGCGCCGACGCTCCCTTCGACAAGATCTGCTATATCGGCTGCGGCGTGACGACGGGCATCGGTGCCGTCATCTACACGGGCAAGGTTTGGCCGGGCGCAAATGTCGTCGTCTTCGGCCTGGGCGGCATCGGTCTCAACGTCATCCAAGGCGCGCGCATGGTGGGTGCCGACAAGATCATCGGCGTCGATCTCAATCCCGCAAAGGTCGAGATGGCGCGCAAATTCGGCATGACGGACTTCGTCAATCCCAACGATTTCGGCCAGGACAAGGTCGTGCAGGCGATCGTCGATCTGACGGATGGCGGCGCCGACTTTTCGTTCGACGCCACGGGCAACGTCAACGTCATGCGCCAGGCGCTGGAATGCTGCCATCGCGGGTGGGGGCAGTCGATCATCATCGGCGTGGCGGAAGCCGGCAAGGAGATTGCCACGCGGCCGTTCCAGCTTGTGACGGGACGCGTCTGGAAAGGCACCGCATTCGGCGGCGCGCGCGGCCGCACCGACGTGCCCAAGATCGTCGACTGGTACATGGAGGGCAAGATCAACATCGACGACCTGATCACCCACACGATGCCGCTCGAGGAGATCAACACGGCATTCGATCTCATGCACGAAGGCAAGTCGATCAGGAGCGTGGTGGTCTTCTGA
- a CDS encoding ABC transporter substrate-binding protein, protein MEIVFLSREQEERLPLSFVDPIVEDPGVWGARLALDDNKTTGGFLGHEYSLVERVLTADEDIVAVFEEERQSGRTLFISDLPRDDLQSIADHPEASEALIFNGRVGDDDLRINVCFDHVFHTTPSRSMRTDALVQFLVWKRWPRLYLVSGTQENDVAFAEAVRRSAEKFGAEVVAESDYAYSAISRRTDSGHIQIQDQMPLATQEGGEYDVLVVADENEVFGEYLPYNTYAARPVAGTHGLVAMSWHRVLEQWGSTQIQRRFEEVADRWMEERDYGAWLGVRSIGEAVTRLNSVDVAEIRSFLRSADFEIGGFKGVGLSYRDWNQQMRQPVLIANKRVLVSASPQPGFLHERTPLDSLGYDQPESECRLQ, encoded by the coding sequence GTGGAGATCGTGTTCCTTTCGCGGGAACAGGAAGAACGTCTGCCATTGTCCTTCGTCGATCCCATCGTGGAGGATCCGGGCGTATGGGGCGCGCGGCTCGCTCTCGACGATAACAAAACAACAGGCGGATTTCTCGGACACGAGTATTCTCTTGTCGAGCGGGTTTTGACCGCTGACGAAGACATCGTCGCCGTGTTCGAGGAAGAGCGGCAAAGTGGTCGGACGCTGTTCATCTCGGACTTGCCGCGTGACGATCTGCAATCGATCGCCGACCATCCGGAAGCCAGCGAAGCGCTGATTTTCAACGGTCGCGTCGGTGACGACGACCTGCGCATCAATGTGTGTTTCGACCACGTGTTCCACACGACGCCGAGCCGCTCCATGCGGACCGACGCCCTGGTGCAGTTTCTCGTCTGGAAGCGCTGGCCGCGGCTTTATCTCGTGTCGGGAACGCAGGAAAACGATGTCGCCTTTGCCGAGGCGGTTCGTCGTTCGGCCGAGAAATTCGGCGCTGAGGTCGTGGCCGAGAGCGACTACGCCTATTCGGCGATCTCTCGGCGCACCGACAGCGGCCATATCCAGATCCAGGATCAGATGCCATTGGCGACCCAGGAAGGCGGCGAGTACGACGTGCTCGTCGTTGCCGACGAAAACGAGGTGTTCGGAGAGTACCTGCCGTACAACACCTATGCTGCCCGTCCAGTCGCCGGAACACATGGCCTGGTCGCGATGTCGTGGCACCGGGTTCTAGAGCAATGGGGATCGACCCAGATCCAGCGCCGCTTCGAAGAGGTCGCGGATCGGTGGATGGAAGAGCGCGACTATGGCGCCTGGCTCGGTGTCCGCTCGATCGGCGAGGCCGTTACCCGGCTGAACAGTGTCGACGTGGCAGAAATTCGCTCGTTCCTACGCAGTGCGGATTTTGAGATCGGTGGGTTCAAAGGTGTAGGGCTCAGCTATCGCGACTGGAACCAGCAGATGCGACAGCCCGTGCTGATTGCGAACAAGCGCGTGCTTGTCTCCGCTTCGCCCCAACCGGGTTTCCTGCACGAACGCACACCGCTGGACAGCCTCGGCTACGACCAGCCGGAGAGCGAATGCCGACTGCAATAG
- a CDS encoding PQQ-dependent catabolism-associated beta-propeller protein codes for MKYRGKVAALAAGVGLVAGIWPAHALTVFVSNEQGNTISVIDGETQEVLEEIPVGNRPRGIALGHDNRFLYICASDDNTIEVMDTETLELVDTLPSGPDPELLVIAPQGDRLYVANEDDNLVTVIDLETREMIAEIPVGVEPEGMGVSPDGKIVVNTSETTNMAHFIDTDNYEIVGNVLVGQRPRIAEFTSDGSEVWVTAEIGGTVSVIDPVAMEVMHEISFEVPGVEPEALQPVGVKILEDRSKAYVALGPSNRVAIIDAQTHEVLDYILVGQRVWQLELTPDETTLYTSNGVSNDVTLIDTATDTATVSIPVGSFPWGIAIKP; via the coding sequence ATGAAGTATCGTGGCAAGGTAGCGGCACTCGCGGCGGGTGTGGGATTGGTGGCCGGCATTTGGCCGGCGCACGCATTGACGGTGTTCGTGTCGAACGAGCAAGGCAACACGATCTCCGTGATCGACGGTGAAACGCAGGAAGTTCTCGAAGAAATTCCTGTCGGCAACCGTCCTCGCGGCATCGCGCTCGGCCATGACAACCGGTTTCTCTACATCTGCGCCAGCGACGACAACACGATCGAGGTTATGGACACCGAGACGTTGGAACTCGTCGATACCTTGCCGTCCGGACCCGACCCGGAACTTCTCGTCATCGCACCGCAAGGCGACCGGCTTTACGTTGCCAACGAAGACGACAACCTCGTCACCGTGATCGATCTGGAAACGCGCGAAATGATCGCCGAGATTCCGGTCGGCGTTGAGCCGGAGGGCATGGGCGTCAGCCCGGACGGGAAGATCGTCGTCAACACGTCGGAAACGACGAACATGGCCCACTTCATCGATACCGATAATTACGAGATCGTCGGCAACGTGCTTGTCGGTCAGCGGCCGCGCATCGCCGAGTTCACCTCGGACGGCTCGGAAGTCTGGGTTACGGCCGAAATCGGCGGCACGGTCAGCGTGATCGATCCGGTGGCGATGGAAGTCATGCACGAAATCTCGTTCGAGGTGCCGGGCGTCGAGCCCGAGGCTCTGCAACCGGTCGGCGTGAAGATCCTTGAGGATCGCAGCAAGGCCTATGTGGCCCTTGGGCCATCGAACCGCGTTGCGATCATCGATGCGCAGACGCACGAGGTGCTCGATTACATTCTCGTCGGCCAGCGGGTCTGGCAGTTGGAGCTCACGCCGGACGAGACAACGCTGTATACTTCGAACGGCGTCAGCAATGACGTCACCCTGATCGACACGGCAACGGACACTGCGACGGTGTCCATCCCCGTTGGGAGCTTTCCCTGGGGGATCGCGATCAAACCGTGA